The Echinicola rosea genome has a segment encoding these proteins:
- a CDS encoding glycoside hydrolase family 2 protein gives MKKSLLLGASLLLAQSFAWAQDSNWAPAEGKIMTEWAEEIDPENVHQEYPRPQLVREDNWQNLNGLWKYAIQPKGGTAPSSFAGEILVPFAVESALSGVGERVGAEKELWYKTTFDAKKSSKERVLLHFGAVDWEAEVFVNGTSVGVHKGGYAPFSFDITDALEGRKGNELVVRVWDPSNDGPQPRGKQIKNPHGIWYTPVTGIWQTVWTENVPSSYIASTKNTPDVDAGTLTVEAEVKNAQPGQKVRVKALAEGKVVAEEEVEVGQPAVLSIANPTLWEPGNPFLYDLEVSVVKGNREVDAAESYAAMRKVSMELDEDGVQRMLVNDKFIFQYGPLDQGWWPDGLYTAPNEEALVFDIIKTKEMGFNMIRKHVKVEPARWYYHCDKMGMLVWQDMPSGDMGNQWNPRPGIVGVGTERDRTPESEAIFRTEWKEIMDDFHNFPSIIVWVPFNEAWGQFKTEEIVEWTMEYDESRLVNGASGGNFFPVGQIMDLHNYPEPAMPNPKFFGKDMVITLGEFGGLGLPVEGHTWQEKDNWGYQSFKSVEDLENRYAEMMESLAKLIPRGLSAAVYTQTTDVEVETNGLMTYDRKVIKLTPEFLKKVHEQLYDAE, from the coding sequence ATGAAAAAGTCACTATTGCTTGGCGCCAGTTTGCTCCTTGCCCAGTCATTTGCTTGGGCACAAGATAGCAACTGGGCACCTGCCGAAGGTAAAATTATGACAGAGTGGGCCGAAGAAATCGACCCGGAAAATGTCCATCAAGAGTATCCACGGCCACAATTGGTTCGGGAAGATAACTGGCAAAACCTGAACGGGCTTTGGAAGTATGCCATACAACCTAAAGGAGGAACAGCGCCATCGTCCTTTGCTGGTGAAATATTGGTGCCGTTTGCCGTTGAGTCAGCACTTTCCGGTGTGGGAGAGCGCGTAGGAGCTGAAAAGGAACTATGGTATAAGACCACCTTCGACGCTAAAAAGTCCAGTAAAGAGCGTGTGTTGTTGCATTTTGGTGCAGTGGATTGGGAAGCTGAAGTATTTGTAAACGGCACTTCAGTGGGCGTTCACAAAGGAGGCTATGCACCGTTTTCTTTTGATATCACCGATGCACTGGAAGGCCGAAAAGGCAATGAACTGGTGGTAAGGGTATGGGATCCGTCCAATGATGGCCCTCAGCCACGAGGAAAGCAAATCAAGAATCCACATGGCATTTGGTACACGCCAGTTACAGGTATTTGGCAGACGGTCTGGACTGAAAATGTCCCTTCCAGCTATATTGCCAGTACAAAAAACACCCCGGATGTGGATGCCGGTACGTTGACTGTAGAAGCTGAGGTGAAAAATGCCCAACCCGGTCAAAAAGTGCGCGTAAAAGCACTGGCCGAGGGGAAAGTGGTCGCTGAAGAAGAAGTGGAAGTGGGGCAGCCAGCTGTGTTGAGCATTGCCAATCCTACCCTTTGGGAGCCTGGAAATCCTTTCTTGTACGACCTTGAGGTAAGCGTGGTAAAAGGCAATCGTGAAGTAGATGCTGCAGAAAGCTATGCGGCGATGAGAAAGGTGAGCATGGAACTGGATGAAGATGGTGTACAGCGAATGCTTGTCAACGATAAGTTTATTTTTCAATACGGTCCCTTGGATCAAGGATGGTGGCCTGATGGCTTATATACTGCTCCTAATGAAGAAGCGTTGGTATTTGATATCATCAAGACGAAGGAAATGGGCTTTAATATGATCCGAAAGCACGTAAAAGTGGAGCCTGCAAGATGGTATTATCACTGTGACAAGATGGGGATGCTGGTATGGCAGGACATGCCCAGCGGTGATATGGGCAACCAGTGGAATCCACGTCCAGGGATCGTGGGCGTAGGTACTGAGCGTGACAGAACACCCGAATCTGAAGCGATATTCAGAACAGAATGGAAAGAGATCATGGATGATTTCCATAATTTCCCGTCCATCATCGTATGGGTGCCTTTCAATGAAGCTTGGGGGCAGTTTAAGACGGAGGAAATCGTAGAATGGACCATGGAGTATGACGAAAGCCGTTTGGTAAATGGAGCCAGTGGCGGAAACTTTTTCCCTGTAGGACAAATCATGGACTTGCACAATTATCCCGAGCCTGCCATGCCGAACCCTAAGTTCTTTGGTAAGGATATGGTCATTACCTTGGGAGAGTTTGGTGGACTTGGATTGCCAGTAGAGGGACACACTTGGCAAGAAAAGGACAACTGGGGTTATCAGAGTTTTAAGTCTGTGGAAGACCTCGAAAACCGCTATGCAGAAATGATGGAATCTTTGGCCAAGTTGATCCCAAGAGGGCTCTCAGCAGCCGTTTACACCCAGACCACAGACGTGGAGGTAGAGACCAATGGCTTGATGACCTATGACAGAAAAGTGATCAAATTGACGCCTGAATTCCTCAAAAAAGTGCACGAGCAGCTTTATGATGCAGAGTAA
- a CDS encoding zinc-dependent metalloprotease, producing MKKALLTFTLSLILFTIAGHYGFSQSNLSPTIAEFVEGMEIKPGFFPLYWDDNTGKIWLEIPKTEEEILYYPSLASGLGSNDIGLDRGKLSGAHVVNFRKSGKKLLMAESNYDYRAITDNAMEQKAVEESFAESVLWGFEIAAQSTTHYLVDATEFALQDAVGASSAISRRNQGNYKIDPKRSAIYLPRTKSFPENTEIEATITLSGSGAGGYLRSVTPSSDAVTVRMHHSFVKLPDDQYTPRHFDPRAGVNAVSFYDFATPINEPIVKRYIRRHRLIKKNPGPDPSEVVEPIVYYIDPGTPEPIRSALMEGTQWWTEAFEAAGFINAFQVKLLPEDADPMDIRYNLVQWVHRSTRGWSYGGGITDPRTGEIIKGKVTLGSLRVRQDFLIAQGLIANYLETGEVEDEAMLDMALARMRQLAAHEVGHTLGLPHNYIASAHDRASVMDYPHPLVQMDGDGNLDLSDAYDVGIGEWDKVAIEMAYREFPEGNNELQEIDKLVKTYREKGLDFLSDQDARPAGSAHPSTHLWDNGSNAVDELNRVMEIRKHVLAEFSEKKIKMGQPMATIEEVFVPMYLFHRYQVDAASKLIAGVNYQYAVRGDGSSPPTTVNAKSQINALDALLATVAPKNLEVPAKVLELVPPRPYGYSANSRETFQGNTGLTFDPLAPPQVAAEMTFSFIFHPHRASRLVAQHAVNTALPGLMEIIDKTIQTVNGFSASSEYEEEISRTVQKALLGQLIDLYRSGQASAQARALAYQGIQKLNDSITSNGSTAQTAHQSYVHRIVANLDREQVEPAQKLPSSPVPDGSPIGSESYQWLQPICNFTTY from the coding sequence ATGAAAAAAGCTTTACTAACCTTCACACTATCCCTCATCCTATTTACCATTGCTGGACACTATGGATTTTCCCAATCCAATCTGTCCCCTACCATTGCCGAATTTGTAGAAGGCATGGAAATAAAGCCAGGTTTTTTCCCTCTTTACTGGGATGACAATACCGGAAAAATATGGCTAGAGATTCCAAAAACCGAAGAAGAAATCCTCTACTACCCTTCCCTCGCCTCCGGTCTAGGATCCAATGACATCGGACTGGACAGAGGCAAGCTCTCTGGTGCCCATGTGGTAAATTTCCGAAAATCAGGAAAAAAACTATTGATGGCAGAAAGTAATTATGATTATCGGGCCATCACTGATAATGCCATGGAACAAAAAGCCGTTGAAGAGTCTTTTGCAGAATCCGTTTTGTGGGGTTTTGAAATTGCAGCACAATCTACTACACACTATTTGGTGGACGCCACTGAATTTGCCTTACAGGATGCAGTAGGGGCTTCATCGGCTATCAGTAGAAGGAACCAAGGCAATTATAAAATAGACCCCAAGCGGTCTGCCATCTATTTGCCACGCACCAAGAGCTTCCCCGAAAACACCGAAATAGAAGCGACCATCACCCTCTCCGGCAGTGGTGCTGGAGGTTATCTGCGAAGTGTCACACCGTCTTCCGATGCGGTCACCGTGAGGATGCACCATTCCTTTGTGAAGCTACCAGATGACCAGTACACACCCCGTCATTTTGACCCTAGGGCGGGTGTCAATGCGGTAAGCTTTTACGATTTTGCTACACCGATAAACGAACCTATCGTCAAAAGATACATTCGAAGACATCGCCTGATCAAGAAAAACCCAGGACCTGATCCCAGTGAAGTTGTGGAGCCTATCGTTTACTACATTGACCCTGGTACTCCCGAGCCTATCCGCTCTGCCCTTATGGAAGGCACCCAATGGTGGACGGAAGCTTTCGAAGCAGCAGGATTTATCAATGCCTTTCAAGTAAAACTACTTCCTGAGGATGCTGACCCCATGGACATACGGTACAATCTCGTCCAATGGGTGCACCGATCCACTCGTGGATGGTCTTACGGCGGTGGAATCACAGATCCCAGAACTGGCGAAATCATCAAAGGTAAAGTAACGCTTGGCTCCCTTCGTGTACGTCAAGATTTTCTCATTGCGCAAGGGCTCATTGCCAATTACCTGGAAACGGGCGAAGTAGAAGATGAAGCGATGCTGGATATGGCCTTGGCCAGAATGCGCCAACTGGCCGCCCATGAGGTAGGACACACCCTTGGATTGCCACATAATTACATCGCCAGTGCACATGACCGCGCTTCCGTCATGGATTACCCCCATCCGCTGGTACAGATGGACGGTGACGGCAACTTGGACCTCTCCGATGCCTATGATGTTGGAATTGGTGAATGGGATAAAGTAGCCATCGAAATGGCCTATCGTGAATTTCCCGAAGGTAACAATGAGCTCCAAGAAATCGACAAACTGGTAAAAACTTACCGCGAAAAAGGCCTCGACTTCCTCTCCGACCAAGATGCCCGACCAGCAGGAAGTGCCCATCCATCCACTCACCTCTGGGACAACGGCTCCAATGCAGTCGATGAACTGAACCGAGTCATGGAGATCAGAAAACATGTCCTAGCTGAATTCAGTGAAAAGAAAATAAAAATGGGACAACCTATGGCCACGATAGAAGAGGTCTTTGTACCGATGTACCTTTTTCATCGGTACCAGGTGGATGCAGCCTCCAAGTTGATCGCTGGGGTCAATTATCAGTATGCGGTAAGAGGCGACGGTAGCAGTCCTCCAACAACCGTCAATGCCAAGTCACAAATCAATGCCTTAGATGCGCTTTTGGCTACCGTAGCCCCAAAAAATCTCGAGGTACCTGCAAAAGTGCTGGAACTTGTTCCGCCCAGACCTTATGGATACAGCGCCAATAGCAGAGAAACTTTCCAAGGTAATACAGGGCTGACATTTGACCCGCTCGCCCCTCCACAAGTAGCGGCAGAGATGACTTTCTCATTTATTTTCCACCCTCATAGGGCAAGTCGGCTAGTCGCGCAGCATGCAGTGAACACAGCGCTTCCCGGACTGATGGAAATCATTGACAAAACCATCCAAACCGTAAATGGATTTTCGGCTTCCTCGGAATATGAAGAAGAGATCTCCCGTACTGTCCAAAAAGCATTATTAGGCCAGCTGATTGATCTTTATCGAAGTGGACAAGCTTCCGCACAAGCAAGAGCATTGGCCTATCAGGGGATTCAAAAGTTAAATGACAGTATTACTTCCAATGGATCTACAGCACAAACCGCCCACCAAAGTTACGTCCACCGTATCGTGGCCAACCTAGACCGTGAGCAGGTGGAACCAGCACAAAAACTTCCTTCATCTCCAGTACCGGATGGCTCTCCCATTGGCTCAGAGAGCTATCAGTGGCTGCAACCAATTTGTAACTTCACGACATATTGA
- a CDS encoding Spy/CpxP family protein refolding chaperone, which produces MKKLSLLIWMALISSSLLAQHRGGKPGYDREKLEAAKIAFITQKLDITPDQAEEFWPIYNEFEEKRRNIHHQMRKTSQVEKSSLTNEKATELINSKIALQEELLNLEKKSIEKFSETLSPKQVFLLQEADREFVKQLFRMNRQRGNRPKKEAPIP; this is translated from the coding sequence ATGAAAAAGTTAAGTTTATTGATTTGGATGGCCTTGATTTCCTCCAGCCTTTTGGCACAACATAGGGGAGGTAAACCTGGCTATGATCGCGAAAAATTGGAGGCTGCAAAAATTGCCTTTATTACCCAAAAACTGGACATTACTCCTGATCAGGCAGAGGAATTTTGGCCAATTTACAACGAGTTTGAAGAGAAACGGAGAAACATCCACCACCAAATGCGGAAAACCTCCCAAGTGGAGAAATCATCCCTTACCAACGAAAAGGCTACCGAGCTGATCAATTCCAAAATAGCACTGCAAGAGGAATTGCTTAACCTTGAAAAAAAATCGATTGAAAAGTTCTCTGAAACACTCAGTCCCAAACAGGTTTTCTTGCTTCAGGAAGCGGACAGGGAATTTGTCAAACAGCTTTTTAGAATGAACAGGCAGCGAGGAAACAGGCCTAAAAAAGAAGCCCCAATTCCGTAA
- a CDS encoding RNA polymerase sigma factor, whose translation MNPLDDTSLLKLINTPQTREKGYRLLIGHYQKRVYGIIRKMVIIHEDADDITQNTFVKAFKSIDKFKGNASLFTWLYRIAVNESLSFLEKKKKRNFFRLEDHEHKMIGYLDSSSHIEGDDIQLLLQKLLLKLPEKQRLVFNMKYFENLSYAQISEITQTSEGALKASYHHAVKKIENEINGD comes from the coding sequence ATGAATCCATTGGACGACACCTCATTACTAAAACTGATCAACACCCCACAAACCAGGGAAAAAGGATATCGATTGCTCATAGGCCATTATCAAAAACGCGTCTATGGTATCATTCGTAAAATGGTGATCATCCATGAAGACGCTGATGACATTACCCAAAACACATTTGTCAAAGCCTTTAAAAGCATTGACAAATTTAAAGGCAATGCAAGCCTCTTTACCTGGCTGTACAGGATCGCCGTCAATGAAAGTCTAAGTTTTCTGGAAAAGAAAAAAAAGCGCAATTTCTTCCGTTTAGAAGACCATGAACATAAAATGATCGGATACTTGGACAGCTCATCACACATCGAAGGGGATGACATACAGTTATTGCTACAAAAGCTGCTCCTAAAACTGCCGGAAAAGCAGCGGTTAGTCTTCAATATGAAGTATTTTGAAAACTTAAGCTATGCGCAAATCAGTGAAATCACACAAACTTCCGAAGGTGCCCTGAAGGCAAGTTATCACCATGCGGTAAAAAAGATTGAAAACGAAATCAATGGAGACTAA
- a CDS encoding universal stress protein produces the protein MYQIKKLIVCLDLSEMDVTLVKFASFIAKINHTKKIYFTNVIRNLQMPKDILQEFPNLVENMVDERKGQMKAVVEEHFDKKLDTELTYVVKEGQLSKKILKLAHEKSADMILVGRKTTLAGSGVVSQRLARRASCSLTIIPETIVNPKVNKLLVPIDFSDYSKDALEEAIMIAERNGGNVDIICQNVFSVPSGYHLTGKSYEEFADVMKKNAEVNYKKFIRKIDTKGINITPVYTVDSNDDPVEDIILKAEELEVDSIIIGAKGRTAATALFIGSMAERLIQLNEKYPMVVTRPKGKNAGILDYILEI, from the coding sequence ATGTACCAAATCAAGAAACTCATCGTTTGCCTGGACCTATCTGAAATGGATGTCACGTTGGTTAAATTCGCGTCGTTTATTGCTAAAATTAACCACACCAAAAAAATCTATTTCACCAATGTCATCCGTAACCTACAGATGCCAAAAGACATTCTACAGGAATTTCCCAACCTGGTGGAGAACATGGTGGATGAAAGAAAAGGACAAATGAAAGCAGTAGTGGAGGAGCATTTCGACAAAAAACTCGACACAGAACTCACCTACGTGGTCAAAGAAGGGCAATTATCGAAAAAGATACTGAAACTTGCACACGAAAAATCCGCCGACATGATACTGGTAGGTAGGAAGACTACGCTGGCCGGCAGTGGAGTTGTTTCACAGAGGTTGGCACGAAGGGCATCCTGCTCACTGACCATCATTCCAGAAACCATCGTTAATCCAAAAGTAAACAAACTCTTGGTCCCCATCGATTTCTCTGATTACTCCAAAGACGCACTGGAAGAAGCCATTATGATCGCAGAAAGAAATGGAGGCAACGTGGACATCATCTGTCAAAACGTATTTTCTGTCCCTTCTGGCTATCACCTCACTGGAAAGAGTTATGAGGAGTTTGCGGATGTCATGAAGAAAAATGCAGAAGTAAACTATAAAAAATTCATTCGTAAAATAGATACCAAAGGTATTAATATCACCCCGGTATATACCGTGGACAGTAATGATGATCCAGTAGAAGATATTATCCTCAAAGCCGAAGAACTTGAAGTGGACAGTATCATAATTGGTGCCAAAGGCAGGACGGCCGCCACGGCCCTGTTCATTGGCAGCATGGCCGAACGACTCATCCAGTTAAATGAAAAATATCCCATGGTGGTTACAAGGCCAAAAGGAAAAAATGCTGGGATTTTGGACTATATCCTAGAGATTTAA
- the serA gene encoding phosphoglycerate dehydrogenase: MTTDKKFIIDFDSTFTQVEALDILGEISLRNDPKRDEKLQAIKDITDLGMEGKLNLRESLERRIEILQANKSQIAELIDSLKLKVSKSFQRNREFFQENAENIYILSNGFKDFITPVVAAYGLKEENVFANDFIYDEEGNIIDLNRENLLSNNNGKPATIKNLKLEGDVYVIGDGYTDYEIKASGLANKFYAFTENINRPKVSSKADHIAPSLDEILYVNKMNKKFSYPKSRINVLLLENVHPIGVEIMKQEGYNVEVVGSAMSEEELCEKIKSVSIIGIRSKTQITKKVLENANRLMAIGAFCIGTNQIDLETCQERGIAVFNAPYSNTRSVVELAISEIIFLMRNLHDKTLKMHQGVWNKSASGSFEVRGKKLGIIGYGNIGAQLSVLAENMGMNVLYYDIVERLALGNATKIDSLDELLETCDIISLHVDGRTENKNILNKEKIFKMKKGAILVNLSRGHVVEVPALKEALESGHLAGAAVDVFPSEPKNNDEPFESELIGCPNTILTPHIGGSTLEAQENIAQFVPGKIIEYINTGNTFNSVNFPNIQLPFLKDAHRLIHIHQNAPGVMAKINQVLASYKINIVGQYLKTNEKIGYVITDIDKRYSNDVIDALKEIEGTIRFRILY, from the coding sequence ATGACCACTGATAAAAAGTTTATCATCGATTTTGACAGTACCTTTACACAAGTAGAGGCATTGGATATTTTGGGAGAGATCAGCTTGAGAAATGACCCCAAAAGAGATGAAAAATTGCAAGCCATCAAGGACATCACGGACTTGGGCATGGAAGGGAAATTAAATCTACGCGAAAGCTTAGAAAGAAGAATCGAAATCTTGCAAGCGAATAAATCGCAAATAGCAGAACTTATCGATTCACTCAAGCTAAAGGTGTCCAAATCTTTCCAACGAAACAGGGAGTTTTTTCAGGAGAATGCAGAGAACATCTACATTCTATCCAACGGCTTTAAGGATTTTATCACACCAGTGGTAGCCGCTTATGGCCTGAAGGAAGAAAATGTATTTGCCAACGATTTTATCTATGATGAAGAAGGCAATATCATTGACCTAAACAGGGAAAACCTTCTTTCCAATAACAATGGCAAACCTGCCACCATCAAAAACCTTAAGTTAGAAGGTGATGTCTATGTCATCGGTGATGGCTACACGGACTATGAAATTAAGGCTTCCGGGTTGGCCAATAAATTTTACGCATTTACTGAAAATATCAATAGACCTAAGGTTTCATCAAAAGCGGACCATATTGCTCCCAGTCTGGATGAAATTTTGTATGTTAATAAAATGAACAAAAAATTCAGCTATCCTAAAAGCAGAATAAACGTGCTTCTATTGGAAAATGTCCATCCTATTGGCGTGGAAATCATGAAGCAAGAAGGCTACAATGTAGAAGTGGTGGGTTCTGCGATGTCCGAAGAGGAATTATGTGAAAAGATCAAAAGTGTATCCATCATTGGCATTCGATCAAAAACACAAATCACTAAAAAAGTACTTGAAAATGCCAATAGGCTGATGGCCATAGGAGCCTTCTGTATCGGCACCAACCAAATTGACTTGGAGACGTGCCAGGAAAGGGGTATTGCGGTATTTAACGCACCTTATAGCAACACACGTTCTGTCGTAGAACTCGCGATATCAGAAATCATCTTCCTGATGCGTAACCTGCATGACAAGACCTTAAAAATGCACCAGGGCGTTTGGAACAAATCTGCTTCTGGGAGCTTTGAAGTGAGGGGTAAAAAACTGGGCATTATCGGTTACGGTAATATTGGTGCACAGCTTTCTGTACTTGCCGAAAACATGGGCATGAATGTGCTCTATTATGATATCGTAGAACGACTTGCCTTGGGAAATGCCACAAAAATAGACTCACTTGATGAGCTGCTAGAAACCTGCGATATCATTTCGCTACATGTGGACGGCAGAACTGAAAACAAAAACATCTTGAACAAAGAGAAAATCTTCAAGATGAAAAAAGGTGCCATTCTGGTCAACCTCAGTAGAGGGCATGTGGTGGAAGTGCCTGCCCTTAAGGAAGCGCTGGAAAGCGGTCACTTAGCAGGAGCCGCTGTAGATGTATTCCCTTCAGAACCTAAAAACAATGATGAGCCATTCGAATCGGAGTTGATCGGTTGTCCCAACACCATTTTGACACCCCACATTGGTGGCAGTACCTTGGAAGCACAAGAAAACATTGCGCAATTTGTACCGGGCAAAATTATCGAATACATCAACACGGGAAATACGTTCAACAGCGTAAACTTCCCCAATATTCAGCTCCCATTCCTTAAGGACGCTCACCGATTGATCCACATTCACCAAAATGCACCAGGCGTTATGGCAAAGATCAATCAGGTACTCGCTAGCTACAAAATCAACATCGTCGGCCAATATCTGAAGACCAACGAAAAGATTGGCTACGTGATCACGGATATTGACAAGCGCTATTCAAATGATGTCATCGATGCCCTAAAAGAAATTGAAGGTACTATCCGATTTAGAATTCTTTACTAA
- a CDS encoding DUF4920 domain-containing protein → MKITLQLFLVSILTFSFWACESNEKDKKSNVYSEHDSPTMDVVAGEYGAKISDDGMFSLTNMLQVLASKEMFEGKISGEIKEVCAKKGCWLTMDLPNGDSMRVTFKDYGFFVPKNAQGYPVILEGKAVKVVTDVETLRHYAEDAGRTAEEIAKINKPKEEYTFEATGVLIQDKI, encoded by the coding sequence ATGAAAATCACTCTACAATTATTTTTGGTGTCCATTTTAACTTTCTCTTTTTGGGCTTGTGAAAGCAACGAAAAAGACAAAAAAAGCAACGTTTATTCCGAACATGATTCACCAACAATGGATGTGGTAGCGGGGGAGTATGGGGCGAAAATCAGTGACGACGGAATGTTTTCCCTTACGAATATGTTGCAGGTTTTGGCATCCAAGGAAATGTTTGAAGGAAAGATCAGTGGGGAAATAAAGGAAGTTTGTGCCAAAAAAGGATGCTGGCTTACCATGGATTTACCTAATGGAGATTCCATGCGGGTGACATTCAAGGATTATGGGTTTTTTGTACCCAAAAATGCCCAGGGATATCCTGTGATACTTGAGGGGAAAGCCGTTAAGGTGGTGACCGATGTAGAGACCTTGCGGCATTATGCTGAGGATGCCGGTAGGACTGCCGAAGAGATAGCGAAAATAAACAAGCCGAAAGAGGAATATACCTTTGAGGCAACAGGTGTATTGATTCAAGATAAAATTTAA
- a CDS encoding TolC family protein, which yields MPKIPATFIGEKDSINIAHIPWNKFFNDPNLNSLIEEALEHNLDMLAAVERIEVATAQYRIEKGRLYPTVDGIARYRSGNIKPNLLSGTVNGDRNVDNQIERSFLGFQSTWEIDLWGKVKNRKKAAHQRILATEKGRLLVQTTLIAEVAKLYYELLGFDKELETINKNIDYQEIALELIKIQKMAGRANELAVQQFAAQLLATKSLRYEKEQEIIAAENSLNYLLGRYPEEVPRAESLLDINLPEAINVGVPTDLLLRRPDVQQAELELLATDADLAAARAEFFPSLSLTPYIGLNEQNIPSAFNFPGALTVGFLGGITAPIFQQFKIRSGFNKSIANNRIAYYQYQQAIMNGYREVLTNLRRVDKMKKKYALKEEETQVLLNSIQIANDLFRGGYATYLEVITAQARALEAELEMTNTRKEVFLSVVDLYRSLGGGWN from the coding sequence ATGCCAAAAATACCCGCAACTTTTATCGGAGAAAAAGACTCTATTAATATTGCGCATATTCCATGGAACAAATTCTTCAACGACCCTAACCTCAACAGTTTGATCGAAGAGGCATTGGAACACAACCTGGATATGCTAGCAGCCGTGGAACGTATCGAGGTAGCCACCGCACAATACCGCATTGAAAAAGGAAGACTATACCCCACTGTAGATGGAATCGCCAGATACAGGTCTGGGAATATCAAACCCAATTTACTCTCCGGTACCGTTAATGGAGACCGCAACGTGGACAATCAGATTGAGCGTAGCTTTTTAGGATTCCAAAGCACTTGGGAAATTGATCTTTGGGGAAAGGTCAAAAACCGAAAGAAGGCTGCCCATCAGCGGATACTGGCTACAGAAAAGGGACGCTTGCTGGTACAGACCACATTAATAGCTGAAGTAGCAAAGTTATATTATGAATTGTTAGGATTTGATAAAGAGCTGGAAACCATTAATAAAAACATCGATTACCAAGAAATTGCCCTAGAGCTGATCAAAATTCAAAAAATGGCCGGAAGGGCTAATGAATTGGCCGTTCAGCAATTTGCTGCCCAGTTATTGGCCACCAAAAGTCTTCGATATGAAAAAGAGCAGGAAATCATTGCTGCTGAAAATTCCCTAAACTATCTCTTGGGCAGGTATCCCGAAGAAGTACCCCGGGCAGAATCACTCTTGGATATAAACTTGCCAGAAGCAATCAATGTTGGTGTCCCCACGGATCTATTGCTTAGAAGGCCGGATGTCCAACAGGCAGAACTTGAATTACTGGCTACTGATGCAGACCTTGCCGCCGCTAGAGCAGAGTTTTTCCCTTCCTTAAGCCTTACGCCATATATCGGTCTAAATGAACAGAACATCCCCTCTGCTTTCAATTTCCCGGGAGCGCTTACTGTAGGTTTTCTTGGTGGCATTACCGCCCCTATATTCCAACAGTTTAAAATCCGATCTGGATTTAATAAATCCATTGCAAATAATAGAATAGCTTATTATCAATATCAGCAAGCCATCATGAATGGCTATAGAGAGGTCTTGACAAATCTCAGGAGGGTGGATAAAATGAAAAAGAAATACGCCCTTAAAGAAGAGGAAACCCAAGTTCTCCTAAATTCTATCCAAATAGCCAATGACCTTTTCAGAGGAGGTTATGCGACCTATTTAGAAGTTATTACTGCCCAAGCAAGAGCTTTGGAAGCAGAGTTAGAAATGACAAACACAAGAAAAGAGGTGTTCCTATCAGTTGTAGACCTGTACCGCTCTTTGGGTGGTGGATGGAATTAA